gtttttttttaagtcatggtCTCGTGTGGCCCCTGacctcacagaggcctgcctttgcctccctgatgttgggattaaaggcatctgtcaCCATGCCCAATTTACTCCCCAAATTTATCTGCTTTTTAAtagtttcttctctcctctctttgccCATCCCTGTTCTCTCCTCTTCCACCATCAGCCTGGACAAACTACTTGATGCTGGCCTCTATACTGGAGAGGTGACTGAAATTGCGGGCGGCCCAGGTAGCGGAAAAACCCAGGTACCCTTGGGACCAGCAGCAGGGAGGGTTGGGGGAGGTGGGTGCATTGGCCTGGATTCCTTGGGGAGTTCTTGCGGATGTCCCTGTGGGTTGCAAGGTCAGAACAGACCAGATGGGCACTGAGAATGGACATGGCCTTGGCCAGTGTATGTTGTTGGAATCTGGGCAGGCTCTGGTGGGGAAGCTGCCTTCCAAGGGCTTAGGTTTACCCAGCGCCCCATCTTGTCTCTGAAGGTATGTCTCTGTGTGGCTGCAAATGTGGCCCACAGCCTGCAGCAGAATGTACTGTACGTCGATTCCAATGGAGGAATGACAGCGTCCCGCCTCCTCCAGCTGCTACAGGCTAGAACCCAAGACGAGGAGAAACAGGTAGGGGGCAAGATGGCTGGGTTCCTTTAAAATCTCGATGCTAGAAGACTCCATGACTCTTTACACCATCTGTAAGAATCATCATTTCTTGCTTTGAAACTGGAGAGTCCTCTGCTTTCCTAGAGCTGCTCGTGTTAATGTCATCATCCCAGCTTGGATGCCACCCACACTGATTCTCCAGGAACTTCCAAGTCCTCGAATACCGTAAATCAGAGCCAGCAAAGCCCTGCATCTGTGTTTCCAGCCCATTTCTTGCCAGGGCAGGCATCACTAATCAATCATATCTGTCCTTCCCGCTGAATTCTGAATGTCCTACAGCTCAGTGCCCAGGTATCACCACTGTAAGATCCAGCCCATTAGGCAAAACCCATTTGCCATTCTGGCTGCCAGCACTGTGTCTAAGTGCCTCTTTGCCTTCTCAGCTTTATGATTGCTCTTTATTGCAAGTCCCTGCTTCTCTTTCCCACCCCGCAGGCAGGTGCTCTCCGGAGGATACAGGTGGCGCATGTGTTTGACATCTTCAGGATGCTGGATATGCTGCAGGACCTACGGGGCACCATGGCCCAGCAGGTGAGCCTgtggatctgcctgtttctgcttcacCCACCGGGCCAGGTGTTGTCTGTTTTGAGGCACGCGTCCTACCACCAACCCTGCTTGGAATACCTGTGTCCAGTGTAACAGCCCAGCTGTGTTTGCCAcgccctccctccacccctgcctgCCCATGCCCCAGGTGGAATTCCGTGCAGCTTAATTTACAATTCATCTGCTTCATTGTTTACAGGATACCAGCCCTGTACAACAGTGAGCTCCTTGAGTAGAGGATTATGTAGTCTTCACCTCTGCATTACTCACTGAAATCAGTTAGGAAACTATGCGTGTGGGGGGTCTCTTCTTACATTTAGTTAGCcaggttggtttggtttttgttttggttggtttggtcttttggtttttcaagacagggtttctcagtgtagccctggatgttctggaactgtagagcaggctagccttgaactcacagagatccacctgcctctgcctcccgagtgctggaattaaagacgcgTGCTGCCAatacaggtttgtttttttttagttgtgaTGATATGGATCTGGTGAGGAAGTTTCATGGACAAAGGCCCTTGCTGCCAATCCTTACGGCGCAAGTTCTAGtctcaggatccacatggtggaaggaaagaactaacttcAGCAAGTTATCCACTGACTCCAAGTGCCGTGTCATggctacatgtgcacacacacacacaaataaatacataaataaatattttttgtgaCACTAGGGATCTAATCCAGGCCTATACCCATTAGGCAAACGCTGCCGCTGAGGTATCCCTCCAGTCATAGCCAAAAGCAAATCATCTCTATACGTATCTAGAACTGGGGGCTGGGCCCATCCTCACTGATGTCAGGAGATTCCTACCCAGTACCTGAACATGTTCAGACTAATGTTTataaggaagggagaaggagattTTGAATggctcttgacttttttttttttaagttttaaagattgtattctgtgtgtatgaatgtatatccatggtgtgcttgcctggtgcccttggaggcaagaagaggacaTTTAATTCCCCTGGAACTTAGTTACAGAAAGTTATGAGCCCTCTTGCGGCtgctggaatcaaacccagatcctcggCAAAAGCAGCAAAGGGTTCGCTCTGCCGTTTAGCTGGATAGAGCTGAGAAGTGCCTAAGacggttggttttgtttgtttgttttacttatttgtattttacataCATTGATGTTCTGCCTGCATCTCTATCTGTGTGAGATGGatctgttggatcccctggaataagagttacaggcagttgtgagctgccatgtgggtgctgggaactggaccctggtcctctggaaaagcaaccaatgcttccaaccgctgagccatctctttagccccaagcTGGTTGGTTTTAACTTCTCACATTCCTGCCGTCCTCTTAGACACATTGGTAACAGGTTAGGAGTCAGAGGCCGGAAGGCTGGAACTGAGACACACAAAAGGCAGAGCAGAAATGCCAAATAGCCAAGGCTTGACCAGTGGGCAGTGGAAACAATACATGTAGCAGAATCAGGATCTGAGAAgtaagggagagaagaaaggaagcatgGGAGACAGCTTAGATCTACAGACGCTAGGAtcatgctcacatgtgtgtaaAGACACCAGATAATGGTGTGAGAAATGGCATCCGGTTCTTAGAGAAACAACGgtctttatttgttgtttgttttttgaaacagggtttctctgtgtagccctggcagttctggaactcgccctgtagaccaggcttgtgcacacccccctccctcccagtcctggggttaaagatgtgcaccaccacagccccacTGAAACAGTTGTCTTTATTTGGAACCATGGTAGCTATGGGAGAGGGGGTCTTAGGAGGTAAACTCTAGGAGATGGAAACATGAATAAGACTaaggggctgaggatgtagctcaggtaGAGTGCTTTCCCAGCATGCCCCGGACCCTGGGTGCCTTAGTGGAGAGCTAACTCTTCGGCAAATAAAGCAAATCCTGGGGATTTGAAGTGAAACTGAGCAGCAGTGAGGGGATTCCGAAGAGGAGAAGGGGCTAACAGGCTGGGTGTGAGATTGCCACTGGAATCTGCATGGGGTTCCCGAATGAGAGCTTGTGGTGTCCTGTGGCTTAAGCCATCCCTGTCTTCTAAATCCTCAGTGGAGTCTGTTATGCTTTTGAATGGGTCGGGGAGGTGCTTCAGTGAGGCCTGTACAGCCGGATTTGGGGTAAGAAAGGTTGTTTAtgactgtcttctttttttttttaaaaaaaaaggattaaacttcattttttagttgtgtgtgtatgtacacacatgtacaactgtgagcacatgcatgccaccctgtgtgtgtataggggggtgggggtcagagaggccaactctgtggagttggttctctccttccgtctttacttgggttccagggatcaaactcgatCTGACAGGCTTGTGCAGCAATCACCTCTATCTGCTGAGCCCTCTCGCTGGCCTCCCTCTTCTAGTAGAGGCGCCTGCCCCGGGCGTCCCCTAGAGGTCACTGGTCCACCACTGCTTTTCCCATCCCAGCAGGCGACAGCTTCTTCAGGCACTGTGAAGGTAGTGATTGTGGATTCTGTCACGGCAGTGGTCGCCCCACTTCTGGGAGGTCAGCAGAGGGAAGGTAAGAGGGGGAACCTGGGGACAGGGTAGAGACTTCACCTCCCTGCCCTGGCCTTTTGCTCTCTGCTGCCCCTCTCCTTTGCTCCTCCCCCAGGCCTGGCCTTGATGATGCAGCTGGCCCGAGAGCTCAAGATCCTGGCCCGGGacctgggtgtggcagtggtggtgaggaGACTTTTCCTATGAACATGGTTTCTAGGTGTAGCTAGGCtagctttctgtttctcttaagTGTCAGCTTGAAACTATAATAGTCCTTAAGGCAGAGGCCAGAGTGCAGAGCTCAGCTTCCACAGGTCAGAGGGGTTTGGACTAGGGACTATCTTGTTTTGGgggtctttttatttgtttgtttggttggttggttgattggttttttcaagacaggatttctttgtatagccttggctatcctgaaactcattctgtagactaggctagctgcAAActcagtgatccgcctgcctctgctttctcctgctgggattaaaggcatgcggccGCCAGCACCTGGCTCTTGCTCTGTGTCTCTATAACCTATTTCATTGTTACTGGTGTATATGTGCTCATGCTCAGAAGAgggcaggcatgtgtgtgccgTGGCACacgtggggaggtcagaggacaatttttaggagtcagttctctccttccatcttggtTTTGAGAGGAATCTTATCTCTGCCATTTCACTTCTGGTCTGACTGATTGtccttgtctctgcttctgaCGGTCTCCATAGGATGCCAggactgggattgcagatgcAAACCACTAGCGTTTTTACCTGGTACTAGGATCACACTCTGGGCATCTAGAGTTTCCAGGAAAGCactttttcctgctgagccatctttccagctccattcTTTCTAAGTTGTATTATTGAAGTAAATCTAAAGAGTGAACTTTCTCTCTATAGGATGTGCTATCTCCTTACCCTGTCAAGTTCTCAGTCCCAGGCACATTGGGTGGCTctcaactctagctccaggggaatctgaccATCACTGGCATCAGCACTCccagcatacacatacacctttagtctgggaggcagaggcagatggctctctgagttcaaggctagcctggtctacagagtgagttctaggacagctaggactatacagagaaaccttgactcaaaaataaataaatgaacaaatgaataaacaaataaatggatggatggatagatagatagatagatagatagatagacagacagacagacagataggataAAGGCAGAGGTGGACAAGCTGTTTAAAACACTGGCCGTTCTTTCATAGGACCTGGTTTCGATTCCCAGCACaaacatggcagcccacaacccTCAGTAGCTCCAGTCTCcgaggatctaacaccctcttctggccttcatgggtacaaggcatgcatgtagtgaatagatatacatgcagacaatacCCCacagactttaaaaacaaaataataatgacaaatctttatttttaaagtgtttactggccgggcggtggtggcgcacccctttaatcccagcacttgagaggcagaggcaggcggatctctgtgagttcaagaccagcctggtctacaagagctagttccaggacaaactccaaaaccacagagaaaccctgtctcgaaaaaccaaaaaaaaaaaaaagtgtttactgttttttcttttgtgccttgttttgttttgaggggctcaaaacattttgtttaaatattgaaTGGTAGGAAAGGGGCTGAAGAAATCCACGAGATGTGATGTCATCAGCAGGGCCTCCctcttttttctaatttaaatttattttatatgcattggtgtgaaggtgtcagagccccaagaactggagttaccatgagctgccatgtaggtgctggaaactgaacctcctctagaagagcagccagtgctcttaactgttgagccttctctccagcccatcccCCAGCACCCTCTTCCCCCCTTCCTCATTCTCCCCCACAAACCTCTTGGgtccctttcatgataaaagtgtttcttttcttttgaagaaagTCCTATGTTGCCCATACTGTCTTTGAACTCATtatctgaggctggccttgaacttctgaaccttctgcctccccttcccaagtgttggaattacaggcgttACCCCCACAATTAGCATTGTAATTTTATTACAGAATAAAAGCAGTAATTATTTAGGAATTGGGAAAATCATTATAGGATAGAAGAGTTTGGGCCATTTGGCCCAAGAATTATTCTAGCAAATCAAGTATGTTTGTCTTTAACAGGGTTTCAccttgtagcccaggccagccttgaacccATAgactcctcctgtctcagcctccagtaccgggattgcaggcatgtgccctCATGCCCTCCTTAAAAATGGCCATCGtagtgccgggcgatggtggcacacgcctttaatcccagcactcgggaggcagaggcaggcggatctctgggagttcgaggccagcctggtctataagagctagttccaggacaggcaccaaaagctacagagaaaccctgtctcgaaaaaccaaacaaaaaaaaaatggccatcgTAAAGAATCTGcatcaagccgggcgatggtggcacatgcctttaatcccagcactcgggaggcagaggcaggcggatctctgtgagttcgagaccagcctggtctacagagctagttccagttccaggacaggctccaaagccacagagaaaccctgtctcgaaaaaccaaaaaaaaaaagaatctgcatCATGAACTAGGTACAGTGACTCATGCTTTGCTCTTTGAActcagaggctgcagcaggaggatctcaaattcAAGGATATTTTGGGATACATAATGAAATTCtgtcttaataaaacaaaacagaaaaagatgatAATCGTTAGGTCCCAAACCTGGAACAAATGGATGAGATGCCTAACATATCAAAGCAAATtctggctgccaggttctcccagcatccctcagttcctacctgttacagggttctcctggctggcataccctgccccttaccctgaactctccagcccggGGCCGGGGCTGTCCCTTCCCTCAGCTTGTCTGGACCCTATATGACTCAGCCATTTTGGCTTCGCCGGTCTCTTGGCACAGGCTGCCTCTCTTGGTCAGTGGCTCCTTTCTtgctttccctcccccctctcctcacaTGGCCCTGCTCAGTCTGCTGGTCATGTTCactctggacccttccagatgcctctggctgctttctcccttttatctacaataaacctcCTCAccccatacctaggagcagtcatgttcttcctttttatttcttttattttattcaataatgCAAATAGAAAAAGGATCTGTGTAAGAATGCAGAAAATAATGGCCTGAGatgttaattttttggtttttattttttgtttatttgtttttcgagacagggtttctctagctttcaaacctttcctggaactagctcttgtagaccagactggcctcaaactcacagaaatccacctgcctctgccttccgagtgctgggattaaagccgtgcaccaccaccacccagctggttttgatttttttttttttttttttttggtttttcgagacagggtttctctgtggttttggagcctgtcctggaactagctcttgtaaaccaggctggtctcgaactcacagagatccgcctgtctctgcctcccgagtgctgggattaaaggcgtgcgccgccaccaccgcccggcttggttttgattttttaagacagggtttctctgtgtagccctggctgtcttggaactcgctctgtagtcaagcctggcctcaaactcacagagatcacctactccggtctcctaagtgctgggattaaaggagtgtaccaccactgcccagctataaaaataaaatcttaaaaaaaattgtctaaAACTGTAAGAATATatgcaaaagaaaaagactttacAGGGATAGACTATCCGTGTGGTTCCTCTGGTGTAAAGATTGATAACAACTTGAGTCTTATATTTAGCTCTTTAATCTTTTTATGAAAAGTATGCAGACTTAAAAAAGTGCTTCCTGAGCTTGGAAAAGAAAACTAACAGCAAAGATCTGTCTCTAATAACCTCTAGGGAGGGGAGACTATTAGGACAGGAAGCAGCTCAGTGCAAGAACAGAAGtcggtcctctgcaggagcagcatgtgctcttagcTGGTGACCACGCTCCAGCCCTTACAGCTAGCACTCCTGTGCATAACTCTGTACATTGTATTTcctgcctttttttgttttgagataggttctctctacatagccctggctgttctggaactccctttgtaaactaggctggccttgaactcacagagatccacctgcttctgcctcctgagtgctggggttagaggagtGTAATTATTGAAACTTTTATGTGTTTGACACAGTGTCTCactgctcaggctggcctcaaactcctagatTGAAGTCGCAGTCCTACTTGAACGTCCTGAGGGACTGTAACTACGGACATGAATCACCACACTGAACTGCGTGTGTTTTAAGTGTCTAGATAGGTCATCTCCCATTTTTGAGGAAATAATATACTAATCTGTGCACCTGCAGGCAGTATGAAAGACTGTTTCCCTGCTCTTTTGTTCAAGGTCGAGGTCCTGGACcttcctctcctggcttctggatGTTTGTGGGTGCGTGGCTATAGGGAAGGAATCATAGTCAATGTGTCTGGCTTGCTTAAAACTAGTCCCAGAgagacgggcggtggtggcgcacacctttaatcccagctctcgggaggcagagacaggtggatctctgtgagttcaagaccagcctgtttggtctacagagcgagttccagggcagttgccaaggggaaaaaaaaattagtcccAAAGTGGGACTCCCCTCACCCCAGCAGACACACTCCAGATGCCAAGGATTGAGTGCACTGGTCTCAGGATACCTTTGGCAGACCCAAACCCAGCAATGGCTCCTCTACAGGAAAGAATGACTAAAGGTGCCCCGTGGCTTTGTGTCAGACCCAAAGCACCGGGACTTTGTGGGAAGCTGGGTGTGGATCAGGAGCCCTGGGTTGTAGCTCTAGATTCAGCTGTAAGTTATACCGCCCGGGAGAGTCAGAGATCTCAGATTTCTTGTCTGTACAATGAGGCGGTAGGGCAGGTGTCCTCTGCACTGCCGTCATGGATCTCTGTCCCTACCTGCAGGTGACCAACCACTTGACCCGAGACAGAGATGGAAGGAGGTTCAAACCTGCTCTGGGACGCTCCTGGAGCTTTGTGCCCAGTACCCGAATTCTCCTGGATGTCCTTGAAGGGGCTGGAACATTAGGTAGTAGCCAACGCACAGTGTGTCTGACCAAGTCTCCTCGCCAGGTGAGCCAGCCCAGGGGATGCCAAGGATCTTGGGCCCTGGAGAGGGTGGTTTCCACGCCCACTGGTATCTTCCTGAAGGATTCTTTGATGCCAAAACCCTGAAGCAAAAGCTGACCACTTAGATTGCTTGATTCTATCGCTCCCTCTCTCCTATCTCTCCTTCCAGCCCACAGGTCTGCAGGAGGTGATAGACATTGGGACTCTGGGGACTGAGGAGCAGAGCCCAGAACTGCCTGCTGAACAGACCTGACACTGTTGATTGGACAGCGTTCTTGCCCGTCAGCTGCTGGCCACTGCCACTAGGGACCTGGCAGTGTAGGTGTCAGGCTTGTCGGAAGACAagcttcagtttcctcagctTCACTCTGTGGGATCTCACGGAGCCACTGGCCAGAGGACGCGGCAGTGGGGAACTGGGGGGGGGATGGGCCTAGAAGTTCATCGTGGGCTcaagttttcttcctttgtgtccACCATTTGTCTCTAGTGGGGGTTGAGGTCAGTCTAGCTTGGGGGGCATCTCTGAAGAATCACAGTCGTGACTGGATGAATAGCTTCCTGGCCCCGTGTGTCAACATCCATCACACAGTAATTGAGCCAGGAAGCCTTCATCCCACCCATCCCCATTTATTTGGGCCTCTGTTTTCCCACCTGCAAGATGGGACTTCTTTTGTCTCTTGAGTTACTCAGTAGAAACAACTTCAGAAATATGAAGCTCTTTCTATATGTCCc
The Microtus pennsylvanicus isolate mMicPen1 chromosome 11, mMicPen1.hap1, whole genome shotgun sequence genome window above contains:
- the Rad51d gene encoding DNA repair protein RAD51 homolog 4 isoform X2, encoding MGVLRAGLCPGLTEEIVQLLKGRRIKTVADLAAANLEEVAQKCSLSYKALVALRRVLLAQFSAFPLNGADLYEELKTSTAILSTGIGSLDKLLDAGLYTGEVTEIAGGPGSGKTQVCLCVAANVAHSLQQNVLYVDSNGGMTASRLLQLLQARTQDEEKQAGALRRIQVAHVFDIFRMLDMLQDLRGTMAQQATASSGTVKVVIVDSVTAVVAPLLGGQQREGLALMMQLARELKILARDLGVAVVVTNHLTRDRDGRRFKPALGRSWSFVPSTRILLDVLEGAGTLGSSQRTVCLTKSPRQPTGLQEVIDIGTLGTEEQSPELPAEQT
- the Rad51d gene encoding DNA repair protein RAD51 homolog 4 isoform X1 → MGVLRAGLCPGLTEEIVQLLKGRRIKTVADLAAANLEEVAQKCSLSYKALVALRRVLLAQFSAFPLNGADLYEELKTSTAILSTGIGSLDKLLDAGLYTGEVTEIAGGPGSGKTQVCLCVAANVAHSLQQNVLYVDSNGGMTASRLLQLLQARTQDEEKQAGALRRIQVAHVFDIFRMLDMLQDLRGTMAQQQATASSGTVKVVIVDSVTAVVAPLLGGQQREGLALMMQLARELKILARDLGVAVVVTNHLTRDRDGRRFKPALGRSWSFVPSTRILLDVLEGAGTLGSSQRTVCLTKSPRQPTGLQEVIDIGTLGTEEQSPELPAEQT
- the Rad51d gene encoding DNA repair protein RAD51 homolog 4 isoform X3, giving the protein MGVLRAGLCPGLTEEIVQLLKGRRIKTVADLAAANLEEVAQKCSLSYKALVALRRVLLAQFSAFPLNGADLYEELKTSTAILSTGIGSLDKLLDAGLYTGEVTEIAGGPGSGKTQVCLCVAANVAHSLQQNVLYVDSNGGMTASRLLQLLQARTQDEEKQAGALRRIQVAHVFDIFRMLDMLQDLRGTMAQQVTNHLTRDRDGRRFKPALGRSWSFVPSTRILLDVLEGAGTLGSSQRTVCLTKSPRQPTGLQEVIDIGTLGTEEQSPELPAEQT